A stretch of the Pan troglodytes isolate AG18354 chromosome 20, NHGRI_mPanTro3-v2.0_pri, whole genome shotgun sequence genome encodes the following:
- the ZNF230 gene encoding zinc finger protein 230 isoform X8 → MTTFKEAVTFKDVAVFFTEEELGLLDPAQRKLYQDVMLENFTNLLSVGHQPFHPFHFLREEKFWMMETATQREGNSGGKTVAEAGPHEDCPCRQIWEQTASNLTQSQDSIINNSHFFEQGDVPSQVEAGLSIIHTGQKPSQNGKCKQSFSDVAIFDPPQQFHSGEKSHTCNECGKSFCYISALRIHQRVHLREKLSKCDMRGKEFSQSSCLQTHERVHTGEKPFKCEQCGKGFRCRAILQVHCKLHTGEKPYICEKCGRAFIHDFQLQKHQRIHTGEKPFKCEICGKSFCLRSSLNRHCMVHTAEKLYKSEECGKGFTDSLDLHKHQIIHTGQKPYNCKECGKSFRWSSYLLIHQRIHSGEKPYRCEECGKGYISKSGLNLHQRVHTGERPYNCKECGKSFSRASSILNHKKLHCRKKPFKCEDCGKRLVHRSFCKDQQGDHNGENSSKCEDCGKRYKRRLNLDIILSLFLNDM, encoded by the exons ATGACCACATTCAAG GAGGCAGTGACCTTCAAGGATGTGGCTGTGTTCTTCACTGAGGAGGAGCTGGGGCTACTGGACCCTGCCCAGAGGAAGCTGTACCAAGACGTGATGCTTGAGAACTTCACGAACCTGCTGTCAGTGG GGCATCAACCATTCCACCCTTTCCACTTCCTAAGGGAAGAAAAGTTTTGGATGATGGAGACAGCAACCCAAAGAGAAGGAAATTCAG GTGGCAAGACTGTTGCGGAAGCAGGACCACATGAAGACTGCCCTTGCCGGCAAATCTGGGAACAAACTGCAAGTAACTTAACCCAGTCTCAAGACTCCATCATAAATAATTCTCACTTCTTTGAACAAGGTGATGTCCCCTCCCAGGTTGAGGCAGGACTATCTATAATTCATACAGGACAGAAACCTTCACAGAATGGGAAGTGTAAACAATCCTTCAGTGATGTTGCCATCTTTGATCCTCCTCAGCAGTTCCACTCAGGAGAGAAGTCTCATACGTGCAATGAGTGTGGAAAAAGCTTCTGTTACATCTCAGCTCTTCGTATTCACCAGAGAGTTCACTTGAGAGAGAAACTCTCTAAGTGTGACATGCGTGGTAAGGAATTCAGTCAGAGCTCATGTCTGCAAACTCATGAGAGAgtccacactggagagaaaccattcAAATGTGAGCAATGTGGGAAAGGCTTCAGATGTAGAGCGATACTTCAAGTTCACTGCAAATtacacacaggagagaaaccttataTTTGTGAGAAATGTGGGAGGGCCTTCATTCACGATTTCCAGCTTCAgaaacatcagagaattcatactggggaGAAGCCGTTCAAATGTGAAATATGTGGTAAGAGCTTCTGCCTTAGGTCAAGTCTTAATAGGCATTGCATGGTCCACACAGCAGAGAAACTGTACAAATCTGAGGAGTGTGGAAAAGGCTTCACTGATAGCCTAGATTTGCATAAGCATCAGATAATTCACACAGGACAGAAACCGTACAATTGTAAAGAATGTGGGAAGAGCTTCAGATGGTCCTCATATCTTTTGATCCATCAGCGAATCCACAGTGGAGAAAAACCATACAGATGTGAGGAGTGTGGGAAGGGCTACATTAGTAAGTCAGGTCTTAACTTGCACCAGAGGGTCCATACTGGAGAGAGACCTTATAattgtaaggaatgtgggaagagCTTTAGCCGGGCTTCAAGTATTTTGAATCATAAGAAACTCCACTGCCGGAAAAAACCCTTCAAATGTGAGGATTGTGGAAAGAGGCTTGTACACCGGTCTTTCTGTAAAGACCAACAAGGAGACCACAATGGAGAAAACTCATCCAAATGTGAGGACTGTGGGAAGCGCTACAAGAGGCGCTTGAATCTGgatataattttatcattatttttaaatgatatgtaa